The Macrobrachium rosenbergii isolate ZJJX-2024 chromosome 56, ASM4041242v1, whole genome shotgun sequence genome includes a region encoding these proteins:
- the LOC136836406 gene encoding ras-related protein Rab-8B-like encodes MSKPYEHLIKIILIGDAGTDKTKILLKFAGVGQQQGPFISTVGCDFKIRDLEAHGQRVRLQIWDTAGNEKFFKITSSYYRGTKGIFLVYDVANETSFHNVRAWMENISEATGKDAVVTLLGNNCHLKSDERQVSWERGQALAQEMDVKFFEVSADMGTNVEEALKSLVQDVLAKV; translated from the exons ATGTCAAAACCATATGAGCATCTcataaaaattatcctgattGGTGATGCTGGAACAGACAAAACCAAAATTCTTCTCAAGTTtgctggtgttggacagcaacAGGGTCCATTTATATCCACAGTAG GATGCGATTTTAAGATACGTGACCTGGAAGCCCATGGCCAGAGGGTACGACTCCAGATATGGGACACAGCTGGTAAtgagaagtttttcaaaataacGTCTTCCTACTACAGAGGAACAAAAGGAATTTTCCTTGTTTATGATGTAGCCAATGAAACAAGTTTTCACAATGTCAGAGCATG GATGGAGAATATATCTGAGGCAACAGGAAAAGATGCTGTGGTCACTCTGTTGGGGAACAATTGTCATCTCAAGAGTGATGAAAGGCAG gTTTCATGGGAAAGAGGCCAAGCACTAGCACAGGAAATGGATGTTAAATTTTTTGAAGTCTCAGCAGACATGGGAACTAATGTAGAAGAAGCTCTGAAAAGTCTTGTGCAAGATGTTTTAGCAAAGGTTTGA